One window of the Oncorhynchus mykiss isolate Arlee chromosome 5, USDA_OmykA_1.1, whole genome shotgun sequence genome contains the following:
- the you2 gene encoding YOU2 protein, translated as MAEAHQARVLKTIEDMVQSLERYHIRKMQGLMFKCSAECCERSVDSMSQVHNCIERCHTPLAQAQGLVTNELEKFQDRLTRCTMHCNDKARDLLDSGAKEPAVRALMENCVGSCVDDHVNLIPSMTHRLKENLNSIPQ; from the exons ATGGCAGAGGCACATCAAGCTCGTGTACTGAAAACCATAGAGGATATGGTTCAAAGTTTAGAACGGTACCACATTCGCAAGATGCAA GGTCTCATGTTCAAGTGCAGTGCAGAGTGCTGCGAGCGCTCCGTAGACTCCATGTCACAGGTGCACAATTGTATTGAACGCTGCCACACCCCTCTGGCTCAGGCCCAAGGACTAGTGACCAATGAACTGGAGAAATTTCAG GACCGGTTGACCAGGTGCACCATGCACTGCAATGACAAGGCCAGGGACCTGTTGGACTCTGGAGCCAAGGAGCCAGCCGTGAGGGCCCTGATGGAGAACTGTGTGGGCAGCTGCGTAGACGACCATGTCAACCTGATCCCAAGCATGACACACAGACTCAAAGAGAAcctgaactctattccacagtga
- the you2 gene encoding YOU2 protein isoform X1, giving the protein MFKCSAECCERSVDSMSQVHNCIERCHTPLAQAQGLVTNELEKFQDRLTRCTMHCNDKARDLLDSGAKEPAVRALMENCVGSCVDDHVNLIPSMTHRLKENLNSIPQ; this is encoded by the exons ATGTTCAAGTGCAGTGCAGAGTGCTGCGAGCGCTCCGTAGACTCCATGTCACAGGTGCACAATTGTATTGAACGCTGCCACACCCCTCTGGCTCAGGCCCAAGGACTAGTGACCAATGAACTGGAGAAATTTCAG GACCGGTTGACCAGGTGCACCATGCACTGCAATGACAAGGCCAGGGACCTGTTGGACTCTGGAGCCAAGGAGCCAGCCGTGAGGGCCCTGATGGAGAACTGTGTGGGCAGCTGCGTAGACGACCATGTCAACCTGATCCCAAGCATGACACACAGACTCAAAGAGAAcctgaactctattccacagtga
- the gmcl1 gene encoding germ cell-less protein-like 1 isoform X1 — MGTLGSRMQASSQDPEEAVETACASGKHGCECRKRKRTAHCDCDSEPDEEDALLDTPRRKKLKSTSKYIYQTLFLNGENSDIRICALGQEWNLHKVYLCQSGYFSSMFSGSWKESNMMVIPLEIPDQNIDTEALQVVFGSLYRDDVLIKPSRVVSILAAACMLQLDGLIQQCGETMKENVSVKTVCGYYSSASIYGLDSVMKKCQEWLLNNLMTHQNVDLMKELGEQGVCCICRADVMEPLIQSSDLFVMQVEMDVYTALKKWMFLQLNPSWDGPIKQLLADADTWLCKRRTELGEEEPFLKTEDGAPFTPVFRHVRLQYIINDLASARILERDNILPPDWLTSVYKSQWFAMLRTEHDNDNGPQDANKEEFESSSMRCGRKLTKDGDYCWRWTGFNFGFDLLVTYTNRFIVFKRNTLSQPCGGAVSLQPRRHLAYRLRLASFDNSGKLVCSRSTGYQLLTLEKDQEYVVMNLDSRLLSFPLYVCCNFQYTSPHMDRRPDAPEPESSARSVS; from the exons ATGGGCACCCTGGGCAGCCGCATGCAGGCCTCCTCCCAGGATCCGGAGGAAGCAGTTGAGACTGCATGTGCCAGTGGCAAGCATGGATGCGAGTGCAGAAAGAGGAAACGGACTGCACActgtgactgtgacagtgagCCTGATGAGGAAGATGCCTTATTGGACACACCACGGAG GAAGAAGCTAAAGAGCACTTCTAAGTACATCTATCAGACCTTGTTCCTGAACGGTGAGAACAGTGACATCCGCATCTGTGCCCTTGGGCAAGAGTGGAACCTGCACAAAGTCTACCTGTGCCAG TCGGGGTATTTCTCCAGCATGTTCAGTGGATCTTGGAAGGAGTCCAACATGATGGTCATACCGTTAGAGATCCCAGACCAGAACATCGACACAGAGG ctCTGCAGGTAGTGTTTGGATCTCTGTACCGGGATGATGTTCTGATCAAGCCCAGCAGGGTGGTCAGTATCCTAGCAGCAGCTTGTATGCTCCAACTG GATGGTCTGATCCAGCAATGTGGCGAGACAATGAAAGAGAACGTCAGTGTCAAGACTGTGTGTGGCTATTACTCCTCTGCCAGCATCTACGGCCTGGACTCTGTTATGAAGAA GTGTCAGGAATGGCTCCTCAATAACCTCATGACCCATCAGAATGTTGACCTGATGAAGGAGCTAGG TGAGCAGGGTGTGTGCTGTATCTGCAGAGCGGACGTGATGGAACCGCTGATCCAGTCGTCTGACCTCTTCGTCATGCAGGTGGAGATGGACGTCTACACAGCCCTGAAAAAG TGGATGTTCCTGCAGCTCAATCCATCCTGGGACGGTCCCATCAAGCAACTGCTGGCGGACGCTGACACCTGGCTTTGCAAACGTAGAACTG AGTTGGGAGAGGAGGAGCCCTTCTTAAAAACAGAGGACGGCGCTCCCTTTACTCCCGTCTTCAGACATGTGCGCCTTCAATACATCATCAACGACCTGGCGTCTGCACGCATCCTGGAGAGAGACAATATTCTCCCACCCG ATTGGCTGACTTCCGTGTACAAGAGCCAGTGGTTTGCCATGCTACGGACGGAGCACGACAATGACAATGG TCCACAGGATGCCAACAAGGAGGAGTTTGAGTCAAGCAGTATGAGGTGTGGCAGGAAACTGACCAAAGATGGAGAT TACTGTTGGCGGTGGACAGGTTTCAACTTTGGCTTTGACCTGCTAGTGACCTACACCAACCGCTTCATAGTGTTCAAGAGGAATACACTGAGCCAGCCATGTGGGGGAGCTGTGAGTCTGCAGCCTCGGAGGCATCTAGCATACAG GTTACGCCTGGCCTCCTTTGATAACAGTGGGAAGCTGGTGTGTAGTCGATCCACTGGTTACCAGCTTCTCACCCTGGAGAAAGACCAG GAGTATGTGGTGATGAACCTGGACAGTCGGCTCTTGTCGTTCCCCCTCTACGTGTGCTGTAACTTCCAGTACACATCTCCTCATATGGACCGCCGTCCTGATGCCCCTGAACCAGAGAGCAGTGCCCGCAGTGTATCCTGA
- the gmcl1 gene encoding germ cell-less protein-like 1 isoform X2 — MGTLGSRMQASSQDPEEAVETACASGKHGCECRKRKRTAHCDCDSEPDEEDALLDTPRRKKLKSTSKYIYQTLFLNGENSDIRICALGQEWNLHKVYLCQSGYFSSMFSGSWKESNMMVIPLEIPDQNIDTEALQVVFGSLYRDDVLIKPSRVVSILAAACMLQLDGLIQQCGETMKENVSVKTVCGYYSSASIYGLDSVMKKCQEWLLNNLMTHQNVDLMKELGADVMEPLIQSSDLFVMQVEMDVYTALKKWMFLQLNPSWDGPIKQLLADADTWLCKRRTELGEEEPFLKTEDGAPFTPVFRHVRLQYIINDLASARILERDNILPPDWLTSVYKSQWFAMLRTEHDNDNGPQDANKEEFESSSMRCGRKLTKDGDYCWRWTGFNFGFDLLVTYTNRFIVFKRNTLSQPCGGAVSLQPRRHLAYRLRLASFDNSGKLVCSRSTGYQLLTLEKDQEYVVMNLDSRLLSFPLYVCCNFQYTSPHMDRRPDAPEPESSARSVS, encoded by the exons ATGGGCACCCTGGGCAGCCGCATGCAGGCCTCCTCCCAGGATCCGGAGGAAGCAGTTGAGACTGCATGTGCCAGTGGCAAGCATGGATGCGAGTGCAGAAAGAGGAAACGGACTGCACActgtgactgtgacagtgagCCTGATGAGGAAGATGCCTTATTGGACACACCACGGAG GAAGAAGCTAAAGAGCACTTCTAAGTACATCTATCAGACCTTGTTCCTGAACGGTGAGAACAGTGACATCCGCATCTGTGCCCTTGGGCAAGAGTGGAACCTGCACAAAGTCTACCTGTGCCAG TCGGGGTATTTCTCCAGCATGTTCAGTGGATCTTGGAAGGAGTCCAACATGATGGTCATACCGTTAGAGATCCCAGACCAGAACATCGACACAGAGG ctCTGCAGGTAGTGTTTGGATCTCTGTACCGGGATGATGTTCTGATCAAGCCCAGCAGGGTGGTCAGTATCCTAGCAGCAGCTTGTATGCTCCAACTG GATGGTCTGATCCAGCAATGTGGCGAGACAATGAAAGAGAACGTCAGTGTCAAGACTGTGTGTGGCTATTACTCCTCTGCCAGCATCTACGGCCTGGACTCTGTTATGAAGAA GTGTCAGGAATGGCTCCTCAATAACCTCATGACCCATCAGAATGTTGACCTGATGAAGGAGCTAGG AGCGGACGTGATGGAACCGCTGATCCAGTCGTCTGACCTCTTCGTCATGCAGGTGGAGATGGACGTCTACACAGCCCTGAAAAAG TGGATGTTCCTGCAGCTCAATCCATCCTGGGACGGTCCCATCAAGCAACTGCTGGCGGACGCTGACACCTGGCTTTGCAAACGTAGAACTG AGTTGGGAGAGGAGGAGCCCTTCTTAAAAACAGAGGACGGCGCTCCCTTTACTCCCGTCTTCAGACATGTGCGCCTTCAATACATCATCAACGACCTGGCGTCTGCACGCATCCTGGAGAGAGACAATATTCTCCCACCCG ATTGGCTGACTTCCGTGTACAAGAGCCAGTGGTTTGCCATGCTACGGACGGAGCACGACAATGACAATGG TCCACAGGATGCCAACAAGGAGGAGTTTGAGTCAAGCAGTATGAGGTGTGGCAGGAAACTGACCAAAGATGGAGAT TACTGTTGGCGGTGGACAGGTTTCAACTTTGGCTTTGACCTGCTAGTGACCTACACCAACCGCTTCATAGTGTTCAAGAGGAATACACTGAGCCAGCCATGTGGGGGAGCTGTGAGTCTGCAGCCTCGGAGGCATCTAGCATACAG GTTACGCCTGGCCTCCTTTGATAACAGTGGGAAGCTGGTGTGTAGTCGATCCACTGGTTACCAGCTTCTCACCCTGGAGAAAGACCAG GAGTATGTGGTGATGAACCTGGACAGTCGGCTCTTGTCGTTCCCCCTCTACGTGTGCTGTAACTTCCAGTACACATCTCCTCATATGGACCGCCGTCCTGATGCCCCTGAACCAGAGAGCAGTGCCCGCAGTGTATCCTGA